A single window of Pyrus communis chromosome 10, drPyrComm1.1, whole genome shotgun sequence DNA harbors:
- the LOC137747636 gene encoding DNA-3-methyladenine glycosylase 1, with protein sequence MAKRAKPQIQNQISENPSISSKIPFRPRKILKVSNTPAAAKLSPSSPALPKTLIPLTSQTEINLALQHLRSSDPNLTALIDSYTPPSFDASRPPFISLARSIIYQQLATKAAQSIYTRFISLCGGEASVVADVVLSLSAQQLRTIGISGRKASYLHDLAEKYSDGTLSDSSILEMDDEALLRMLTLVKGIGVWSVHMFMIFSLRRPDVLPVGDLGVRKGVKLLNGLKELPKPLEMDELCEKWRPYRSVGSWYMWRYMEAKGVL encoded by the coding sequence ATGGCCAAGCGAGCGAAACCGCAAATACAAAACCAAATTTCCGAAAACCCTTCCATCTCCTCCAAAATCCCATTCCGACCCCGCAAAATCTTAAAAGTATCCAACACCCCCGCCGCCGCCAagctctctccctcctcccccgcgctccccaaaaccctaatcccaCTAACCTCCCAAACCGAAATCAACCTCGCCCTCCAACACTTGCGGAGCTCCGACCCGAATTTAACGGCCCTGATCGACTCCTACACCCCGCCGTCCTTCGATGCCAGCCGTCCACCTTTCATATCCCTTGCAAGAAGCATTATTTACCAGCAACTCGCCACCAAAGCCGCCCAATCGATCTACACCCGGTTCATTTCGCTCTGCGGCGGCGAGGCCTCGGTGGTTGCCGACGTCGTTTTGTCGCTCTCGGCCCAGCAGCTCAGGACAATCGGAATCTCGGGCCGAAAAGCTTCGTATCTTCACGACCTGGCCGAGAAGTACAGCGATGGAACTTTGTCCGATTCATCGATTCTCGAAATGGACGATGAGGCTCTGCTCAGAATGCTGACTCTGGTGAAGGGAATTGGGGTTTGGTCGGTCCACATGTTCATGATTTTCTCGCTTCGCCGGCCGGACGTGCTTCCGGTTGGCGATCTCGGCGTGAGGAAAGGAGTGAAGTTGTTGAATGGGTTGAAGGAGTTGCCGAAGCCGTTGGAGATGGACGAGCTGTGTGAGAAATGGAGGCCTTATAGGTCTGTTGGTTCTTGGTACATGTGGAGGTACATGGAGGCCAAGGGGGTCTTGTAG